A part of Polyangiaceae bacterium genomic DNA contains:
- a CDS encoding serine/threonine protein kinase gives MTSPAPTPKAGDSLGRGRYAVTQLIGEGAQGQTLQAIDKRDGTLVAIKRFSVRGASSWKDVELAEREARVLAQLDHPALPRHLDHFEEDGALYLVMTLVEGESLAELRRQGKLLGTAEVRTLLTQMADVLGYLSQRAPPVIHRDIKPSNIVRRPDGSYALVDFGSVRDHLKADGSTVVGTFGYMAPEQFQGRALAVSDVYGLGATALTLLTGVAPDQQPHRGLGIDVESALGAGADSELVALLSGMLTPDPDVRTRDLKAALRAAPPPPHADYWQAGSPSVDDSRPAPSARPFAPPFILVIFGAGFWFSSSSQFSLMLPLMSLMIAGVVWYYMSGGLKRKSTGGRERVRVSDHTRVRVQERLAEPLEDTRAESPARNVSTRQRHRR, from the coding sequence GTGACCTCCCCCGCCCCCACGCCGAAGGCGGGCGACAGCTTGGGCAGAGGTCGTTACGCGGTCACCCAACTGATCGGCGAAGGCGCCCAAGGCCAGACCCTTCAAGCTATTGATAAGCGAGACGGCACACTCGTCGCGATCAAGCGCTTCAGCGTGCGTGGTGCGAGCAGCTGGAAGGACGTCGAGCTCGCCGAGCGCGAGGCGCGCGTGCTTGCTCAGCTCGATCATCCAGCACTCCCGCGTCACCTCGATCACTTCGAAGAAGATGGCGCGCTGTACCTCGTGATGACCCTGGTCGAGGGAGAGTCGCTCGCCGAGCTGCGACGCCAGGGCAAGCTCCTGGGCACGGCTGAGGTGCGCACTTTGCTCACGCAGATGGCCGATGTTCTCGGGTACCTCAGTCAGCGTGCCCCCCCGGTCATCCATCGCGACATCAAGCCGAGCAACATCGTGCGCCGCCCCGATGGGTCGTACGCGCTCGTTGATTTTGGTTCCGTGCGGGACCATCTGAAAGCGGATGGCAGCACCGTGGTCGGCACGTTCGGCTACATGGCGCCGGAACAGTTTCAAGGTCGCGCGCTGGCAGTCAGCGACGTCTATGGTCTTGGTGCAACGGCGCTCACGCTGCTCACCGGCGTCGCACCTGACCAGCAGCCACATCGTGGCCTCGGCATCGACGTGGAAAGCGCGCTCGGCGCTGGGGCAGACTCGGAGTTGGTTGCGCTGCTGAGCGGGATGTTGACCCCAGATCCTGACGTTCGCACTCGGGATCTGAAAGCCGCGCTGCGAGCGGCCCCTCCGCCTCCGCACGCGGACTACTGGCAAGCTGGATCGCCCAGTGTCGATGACTCGCGGCCCGCGCCCAGCGCGCGTCCATTCGCTCCGCCGTTCATCCTGGTGATCTTCGGTGCCGGGTTCTGGTTCAGTAGTTCCTCGCAGTTCAGCTTGATGTTGCCGCTCATGAGCCTGATGATTGCCGGCGTTGTCTGGTACTACATGAGCGGTGGGCTCAAGCGAAAGAGCACCGGCGGGCGCGAGCGCGTGAGGGTCAGCGACCACACGCGAGTGCGAGTTCAGGAGCGCCTAGCCGAGCCTTTGGAGGACACCCGAGCCGAAAGTCCGGCCCGAAACGTATCCACGCGGCAACGTCACCGGCGTTAG